In Fibrobacter sp. UWH6, the sequence TCATTGAGCAAGAATCATACCCATTACTTACCCAAAAAACGTATTTTTACATGTATTTTGGGCCAACATTCTATAGACGGTTAAACTTTCTCATTTCCTTATCCAAGAATGTATCCACATATTTCGCGTAAATCAAGGTCGTATCCAAGTTGCGGTGGCCCAGCAGTTTACTTGTAGCCGGCAGCGGTATTCCCAAAGAAATACAAGTCGTAGCGAAAGTATGTCGAGCCAAATGGCAATGAAGGTACTTGGGGAAACCCAACTTTTTGGCTGCCTTGCGGAGCCTACGATTGAAGGTGCAGTTTTCTACCACGTGGAATACAGGTTCATCACCCTTTAATTTTGCAGGAAGCAGCAGCCGCGCCTGAACAGGAATCGGAATATACACTTCCTCCCCAGTCTTATGGGTCTGCTTACGGATTTTCCAGTCATAGATTTCATTTGCAGAAAGCGAACGCAGATCACTATAACGCAGCCCCGTAAAACAACTGAACAAAAACACCCGAACACACTCTTGTTCTTTCTCTGTTAATTTGCACTTATTATCCGTAAAGTTCAGGTAAAGTTGTTTCAATTCTCGCATCGTTAGAAAGCCACGACGCGTATAGACTCGGCCGATTTTCACACCAACAAAAGGATCGTTTTCGATCAGCCCCTCCTTACGCAAACGGTTGACAAAAATCCGAAATACCGACAGCGCCTTTGTCACAGTCGCCGGTTTG encodes:
- a CDS encoding site-specific integrase, which gives rise to MLFFDTAFENLKNNPGELTEATIRTYQWNLRKMRDFMPEMECNSIDEKMIRDFKIHLQEKGNKPATVTKALSVFRIFVNRLRKEGLIENDPFVGVKIGRVYTRRGFLTMRELKQLYLNFTDNKCKLTEKEQECVRVFLFSCFTGLRYSDLRSLSANEIYDWKIRKQTHKTGEEVYIPIPVQARLLLPAKLKGDEPVFHVVENCTFNRRLRKAAKKLGFPKYLHCHLARHTFATTCISLGIPLPATSKLLGHRNLDTTLIYAKYVDTFLDKEMRKFNRL